DNA sequence from the Thermanaerothrix sp. genome:
TTACGGCGCTCGGGCTTCCTGTTCGTGAGCACCCAGATGTAGGTGGCAATGCCCGTGTTGTAGAACATGTTAAGCGGCAGGGCCACAATGGCTTCGAGCCAGTCGTTTTCGATGATCCAACGGCGGATGTTGCTCTCTCCCTGGCCGGCATCCCCCGTAAACAGGG
Encoded proteins:
- a CDS encoding SAM-dependent methyltransferase yields the protein MKHNTQLGSRIAEVHNGSSLFTGDAGQGESNIRRWIIENDWLEAIVALPLNMFYNTGIATYIWVLTNRKPERRKGRVQLIDATQWYKPLQAASQEPG